The genomic interval TGATGAAACGTTTCAGCAAGGAGGTTCGTGAGGACACGCATAAGGTATTGGTCACAGAGAAACCTGGCAGAGAAAAAATAGAGCATAAAGATGTCTGAACTGATTCATaatgaagaagaaactaattttgATCAAATAATTTGGGGCCGTGGCtagaagtgaaaaaataaaaaggctgtaGTCCTGACAAATGCTCAGTAGACTTCTCCTAAACTGTAAGTTAGAAACATCAATGGCTGCATTAGTAAAATTCTAAATCAAAACAGATATGACTAGGGTGTATATTTCTCCATTGAGTGTGTATCTGCTCCTTCTGTCGGGGTTAAAGTGTCAATCATGTAGAGCAGGAGAGACTGACAGGAACTTCAAGGCTTTACTGTTTTCTGATGGTGATCTGAAGACAGCCCTGTGTCCAGCCTGTTTACGCTTGGGAGGCTTCATTGTTGCCTGTCTTTGTTAAAAGGAGCAGTAAATATACCATGGACAGTAGTTCCGGCAAGGAAAATTTCTTGTGAACTCACTATAGAAACTTTTTTCTCTCAGGTTCATCTCTTGTGTTTATTAGCAAATGGTTTCTATAGGAACAGGATCTGCAGCCAGCCAGATCTTCATGCCATTGGTCTATCCATCATCCCCACCCACTTCACAAAAGCGCCTGCAGGCCAAGTGGACCTTCTCTACCTTTCCAACTTGGTGAAATGGTAAAACTCTCTTTCCTAATCATGCTATCACATAGAATGTATGAGCCAGGGTTCAGGGAGAGGAGTAAATACAATTACCTATTTTTGgtgatttttctgattttaaatacaGGGGTGAAATCTGTCCTTTTTACAGAAGGAAAGGATGAACTATGAAGTTTAAGAATACAGCCACAAACACTAGACAATAAGTAGGTGTCTTATATTTCAGGTTTGTTGGAACCTTCACTGTCAATGATGAGCTTTCCATTGAAAAAGGAGAGCCCCTTCAGTCGACCTTGGAGAGGCGCTTTGCCATCTATGCTGCACGAGATGATGAGGAGTTGGTTCATGTAAGTGACTGGGAAGTGCAGCGATGCTTGCTGAGCTTGGATGCTAGATCAGTGCTGTAGTGCTGTGAGGTCATACACAAAGTGGTGTTTGAGGGATGGATTTGGAGAAAGCAAATCAGTAACTTAGGTGATTCcgtggctttttctttttgttgtgtttttatcTGGAGTCCTTCTGTGAATACATTAGGTGCCTAATGGGAGCCTCTAGTTCTGGGTGGTGTCACTGTGCACTCTGTGTTCTGCTGTGGATGGCTTTATGTACGGTGTATAGAGCTACTTGTTCCTAAGTATGTTTTGGCTTCTTTATATTGCTTTAGTAGTGTAGATCAAAGCAAACCAGCTTAATAGGTTTCGTCTGAAACACTAATTGGAGTGAGGAAATTCTCAGGACTTACTTGCAGCCAGAGAAACTCTTCACAGATCTTTGAGTTGAAGGTTGGTAGTTTGCTGCTATGAGTCACCACTGAAGGCCAAAGGAATTGAACTTTTATTTAGAGCAGCCCGAGGCCAAGTCTTCAAAAGGACATTTTGTGGTGGAATTGGATTAAGGGAGGAACTGGAGTAAGTTGTTTCAAGTGACACAGAGATTTTAGTAAAACAACCAGGAGGTCAAGTTGGCAGGGGACAtttgaaagagcagaaacaagctgctgctttgcaggtgCATGGcttgcagctctgctctgttgCTGATAAAGTGGGATGTTGCAGCTTCTCTGCTGCAAAGCAGGAAGCAGTTGTGGTGGCTTTGCAACCTTGCTGTGGAAATGTAGAGGTGTCGCTTCCTGGGACAGgaggaaaagacaaagcaagCCTTGCTTAGGTGGCTTCAGTTGAGTCCCACGCAGGAAGGCAGTTGCCAGGTCACAGCTGTTAGCCACTCAGTTGTGACTGTAATGTCATTCTCTGAATGGCTGGTGTTTCTGCTGGGTTCAGCTGATGGTATGTGGTTGGCTTTGGCCACCTTTGGGAGGCAGGATTTAGAGTCGTCTTACTCAGTTTTCCTCAAGAAAGAGAGACTGATGGGGTGGATGGGATTTGAGTGACTTAGCATGTCTGCTCCAGCAGGATGGGTCATTTAGCCTTTTTAGGAATTGGTTCCTCATCTGTAAGTTAACAGCAGTACCCCTGCCACAGTAGTAACATAAATAAGAGCCAGAGAAGACTCTGCGGTGCTTTAATACTGTAGCAGCTGGGCTACCTACACATCTGTGTCAGTGTATACAGCACTGGATAAAAGGTAGGAATGGAAATGATTTCTGACAGAACCCAGGTTGTAGAAGAGTttcaagaggtttttttatataccttgaaaaaatgttaaacatgctttattttttcttttgcagatatttttaattattctgcGAGCATTACAGCTGCTGTGTCGCCTCGTGCTGTCTTTTCAGCCTGTTCCTCTCAAGGAGACAAGAGCAAAGGTAGTTTTTGTTGGGTGTGTGCAATAAGGAATAGGTCACTGGTTTAGAGAGTAGGATTGAAAAAACTTTCTGGCTGGTGCAGCTTGCAGGAAATCACTTACTGCATGAAGCATGGTGATGACAATGTTCTGTCTATAGTGCAGAAGATGCAAACCCTTAATTTTTAGGTTTCTCCTTTAAAACAACCACCCATTTTGTGTCTTTCAGCAAAGACTTCTTATGCTTCAGTGGTTTTAAATCTCCTTAAAACTTTGAGAGCAAACACTTGCTGCTTGAATACACCTCTCTTCAGCCATTTGCCTGCCAACCTTTGGTCTGCATGCACCTCGTGCTgactgcagtctttttttttaacatgttgtTAGCCATGGTGATAAAAGTGACCTAGCCTGTTTCTTCTTTGCAGGGAAAAAGCTCATCCAAGAGGCAGTCTCTCAGCAGTACCTCTGAGGGGCAGGAGAGCTCTTCCACAACACCAAAAGCTGTGGCAAAAAAATGCCCCTGCAAAAAAGCCAAGCAGGATGAGAAATCCTCAGAGAGccaagaagacaaaaaggagTCAAAGAAACCCAAAACTGCTCAGACCAAAAGGACATGCAAGTCAAAGCTGACTAGAGGCAGCCAGGAACAGAAAGAATCTGGTAATGAGGAGAGCAGTTTAGCGGAAAAAGATGTGCCAGTCAGGCCCAAGAATGATCGCCGGAGGCGAGTGGCCTCCAAAGTGTGTTACAAAGAAGAGAGTGGAAGTGATGAGGGCAGTGTTTCGGACTTTGAGGTTTCAGAGGAGGAGAGTGATCTCTCTGATGAGGATTTTGGAACTGTCTCTAAAAGGTGGAGGAGTTCACAGAGCTCCCAGAAGTCAAAGGTAACGGCTataaaaagccccaaacctgAGACTTCAGAATCAAGGCTATCCAAAAATTCATGTGAAGCTGAGCCTAGGCCAGCAAAAAGTACAGCTCCAGCCTTGCCTCAtggacagagaaagagaaacaaaataatttctagtgATGAGGATGATGGACAGCAGGAGGTAAGGAAAGTGATGGGCACAGACCAGTGGCTGGAGGTTTTCCTTGAACGTGAGGACAAGTGGGTATGTGTAGACTGTGTTCATGGCAACGTTGGCCAGCCCCAGCTGTGCTTCACATATGCCACAAAGCCGCTTTCCTACATTGTGGGATTTGACAATGATGGGAGTGTCAGGGATGTGACGCAAAGATATGACCCAGTGTGGATGACCGCAACAAGGAAGAGTCGTGTGGACCCTGAGTGGTGGGAAGACACGCTGCAACCATATAAAAGTCCCTATCTTGAAAGAGAcaagaaggaggaaaatgagGTAAATGGCAATAGGTTATTCAGGACCTTTAGTGCCAGAAGTCCAGTCCTTGGATTCTCATTCAGGCGAAAATCATTAGGAATCTTTCCATGAGGAAGGAAGTTTGTATTTGAGCTTGAAATGCTCAGATTGAGCATGTTTTAAAGGGAATATACAATGATAGATTGAAATAATATCAAATGGAGGCTGCTCAAGAGAAATTTGCGTAGCAAAAGTACTGGACAGCCCATGCTGGAAACTTACTAACATGGTTTCTGTACAGTTTAGCATTACCCTTCTCAGAGAGTCTTTAAAATATGTAGATCTGGGTACACATCTAAATGCCTGTTTGCAACAAGAATGCTTTGGTCTGTTGGCTCATCTGATTTAAGTTTctggtgttttttcctttgatccATACTATaacattcttattttcttacaaAGGGTATTGCAAGAGAGTTCTGAAACCACTCTTCTTTGTATAATTCCTACAGTTTCAagttaagcttcaagatcagCCTCTGCCAACAGCAATTGGAGAGTACAAAAACCACCCTCTCTATGTACTGAAGAGGCACCTCTTGAAATATCAGGCAATCTATCCTGAGTCAGCTGCTATCCTAGGGTACTGTAGGGGAGAGGCTGTCTACTCCAGGTGAGTTGTGCACCTCAGGTGTAACTGATCTTGTGACTGTGATCTTTGTAACAAATTTAAGAGCTAATTTGCATGAAGACTGTGATGGTATCAGCAGTAGTCTCGGGCCCCATGCATAGACAGGGTGAGGCATTTAGCTGCTCAGATAGCATTTGCGTATCACTTAGAGCTTTTTTACCATTCCTAATGTGAATAACAGTTTGGAAGTCTCTTATGGAGGGACTTAAAACTCTTATGGTTGCTTCCATCTGGCCTTTTTAGAGACTGTGTACACACGCTGCACTCCAAGGACACTTGGCTGAAGCAAGCTCGAGTGGTGAGGATTGGAGAAGTGCCTTACAAGGTAAGAAGGTTTGACTTCCTCCTGTGCGTTCAAACtcaattctatttttttttaccttctctcTGTCAGCAGATGTAGATTTCTCGATTTCTCACTTGCTTGCATGGCATGTGGTAGCTGCATTGTGAATCTGCCCACCAACTGTGCCTATAGTTCCTATATACTACCCAAAGCCCAGCTATCTCTTCTTCCCACCCCAAGGGTATCTAGCAGAACTGcacccttttcttcttcttcaaagGCATCCAAGTGTTTTATATGAACTGTAGAATATGACTCCTTGTTGCCTTCAGGTGCCATGGGTTATCATTTATAAGCAGTGGATACCGAAGCTAAGAAATAGGCATTTCTTCtctcccagagccttctccTTTGATGTCCTAGGACAGTCTGAAATCACTGGCAGCTTGTTGTGGTGTTACAGGGTTGGTCGTTGTATTTGCACAGATGGTGAAAGGATTTTCCAACCAGGCGAGGAAGGCGCGCCTTGCAGAGCCTGCAAACCGGGACAAAGAGGACCTGGCACTGTTTGGTCTCTGGCAGACAGAGGAGTATCAGCCGCCTGTAGCAGTGGATGGAAAGGTAACTAGGAAGGCAGAGGGCTGATGTTAAAGGAAGTGTTTTGTGTGGAACTATGgggtttatttttccagaagttGCATGTTTTAGAGGTGAGATCAGTCAATAACATCTGGATGCAGGATTAAGAGTTCAGAGGTAACCATCCCCAGGAGGAAATGATCAAAACTTCACTGAGGCCTTTCTTTCCTGAGTACAAGTAATGAGTGCTAGCAGCACAGACTGCTAACTTTGTAATTTCGTTGATCTAGTTTTCCTAGCCCATGTTTGTTTCGCTAATTCTCTGCATTACAGCTTGAGTAACAAGGCCTGGGCAGAGAACATAGCTAGGAGATAACCATGCAGCTAAAATTTAGGCTTGTGCCTTGTCATGTGAATATTAATTGAATACTGGAGTGGAATGTAGTAGGTCAGAAGGAAGGGAGAGTCCCTGAGTTGCAGCAGGGATTTTCACCTCTCTCCAGAGAGCAGGAGCGTTAccatttctctttaattttgcAATAACAGGTTCCTCGGAATGAATATGGAAACGTCTATCTCTTCCTGCCATCCATGTTACCCATTGGCTGTGTGCAGCTGAGACTCCCAAATCTGAACAGATTGGCACGGAAGTTGGACATTGACTGTGCTCAAGCCATCACTGGATTTGATTTTCATGGTGGCTACTCGCACCCGGTGTACGTAAAGCTGCTTTGTTGCATCTGACAGATTTTGACGTCCTGCAGAAGTTGTATACACTGTGTTAAGGAGTGCATGTGATGAGTTACAGTTCTGTCAACATTCAATAACTTTTGGTTTGGCTGGGTCAGCAGGCATTtgctccctttcttttttcttctggtagCTGACACAGGATTGTGTTCTCCTTCCTAGTACTGATGGCTACGTTGTCTGTGAGGAGTATAAAGAGGTCCTCATTGCTGCCTGGGAGAATGAACaagcagaaatagaaaagaaggagaaggaggtgagaattatttttgcagcttcCTTATTGttacatttattaaataaatttcaTTGAAACTGTGGACAATCAAAGAAGGGTGGGCTGTGTAAGCAACAGACACAGAGCTCTGTGACCGTGAGGGGCTAGTTGCATCCCCCAAGTGTCCCATTTGGGGCTTGCTGTCTGGACTGCAGTGGGATGCAATACAAGTGCGTAGCAATATTTGAAATAGTGCATACTCTGGAATAGTTTTCCATGGCTGCTGGGAAACAAAAATGAGGAATACACATAGGAGATGAAAGTTTTGGAGGTGGTTCTGGTGTAATTTACACAGTCAGGGTGCACATCAGAAAGTGACAGTGATTCATGTATTAGGCAGATAATTGGACACCAATACATTTTACTCTTAAGAATCCTACTGGCCTATAATCTTTTAATGTGACACATTTAAGTTggcatgtttttttttaatggcagtttAAAATCTTCaaacttccattttctgtgggcgtaaatacattgaaaattacaatagtaaatttttctcttttcaataACAATCCCACACAGAAGCGTGAGAAAAGAGCTCTGGGGAATTGGAAGCTGCTGACAAAAGGACTTCTCATCAGAGAGAGACTGAAGCAACGCTACTCCATCAAGGTATTCTGCATTTCTATCAGTGATTTCTTTCTCGGGATGGTATTTTTCTaccaagagatttttttttccagtctttccaATGTGTTACGTTTCCAGCTGTAGAGTGTAGAACTTCCAGAGTGTAGTTGCTCAAAAATCTTCTTTCCTGTTGTTAGCATGTGACTAGCAAGTAGTAAAAAAAACTACACCAGAAATTCAATGTGGTCATGCCCAAGAAAGATTCATTATTGTTTAACAAGAGATTAGTGTTTCCTAAAGCATCATTTTTTTGGTATGATCTTCTGTTTTGACATACCCACTTCCTAGATTTATTCCTCCAAGCTAAGCATGTAGCTAACAGGATGAGAGTGGGCTGCTTTTTGTTAGGAAGTCAGATGTTTTAGTTCTTAATCTTTTCCCCACTGAGAAAGGTGATGCATTATCTTTTTAAagcaggtttatttttattctgtcatCAAACGTATTTTGCTTGTGTTGAAAGAATGCTTGACATCCAGGAACAGAAACACACCGCTTTGAGTGAGAAGCCCAAACCAGAGCAGCCAACTTTTGTAATGTCATTAAGTGTCACCGTGACAGCAGACAAGCCCTTAATAGAAAAGGGTAGTTACGAATGATATATAGAGcaacttttcagttttcatgcCTGTTTTTTCCAGACTGAGCCGTCAGCACCCGTGTCAGAGAAAGGAGCAGGATTCTCTTCTGATGAAGAAGGAGGTCCAAGTGCAGAGACTGCAGTAGGGAATGCAGCCATTTCATGGCCCCAAAATCGCcagttagagaaaaaaaaagaagagaagacaaCCAGAAAGAGCaagcaagaaaggaaaggagaagcagcacagttGTTCCCTTTTGAGAAACTCTGATCAGAACAAGCTTTTCTTTGCCATTTCCAGATGCAAGAACAGTAGTCACATCCTTTACCAGTTAAGGACTTAGTCTTCCTGTGCACTTGTGTTTCTGAGCTATCAGGGACCAACCTAATTCAGTATCAAGAGTTTCTTTTGCTATCACAGGCAATTAGATTCATCCTTTTATCCTTGGATTTACAAGCAGCAAATGTGCAGTTGTACCTTCTGAGAAGATTGGTTTGTGCTCTTCAGGTTTTTTGATCTATCACTCAGCActaataattctgttttctgaggAACTCCTTTCATTAGCACtgtcttttcccatttttctcctttctatttttcctgcttgctcAGAACTAAAGCATGCAGCTGCTATTTAACAGTCTGTGGTGAGCTGGCCAAAGGACTACTAATGCCCTCTTTGATTCATAGCTCATCCAAATCAGTGGTGAGGTAGAGTTCTGGTCTTACTGTCTTATTATTACAGAAGGGGAAGTACTTCCTCTAAGGTGTAAAGAAACACGCAATCACGATTTGGAGGAATCTGAAAATTTACTTTCTAAAGAATACCTGCCCTTTGTGAAAACTCAGTTTTGGCTTTTCAGCCTACAGTCTTCCTTTACTTTCAGAAATCTTGTGCATTAGAAGGGAGAAGCCCTGTCCTCATTTCAAACTTAAGGTTAAATATGTCTTCTTAAGTAATTTGAACATATGTATActtgtttcagttttgttttatcaAGACCATGTGGATGTGTTGTGGAGCAAAACATGTAAAACTGGCTGAGTATCATAGTCAGAAATGAAATCCACTGAAACCAGAGAGCTCTTGTAAATGTTATCTAGTACCTAAGCATTTGAAAATGGTTGAGAGAGGAATATTAAATCTACACAagcttttcctgcagttttgtAATAGAAATGCTGATCTGTcttctgcaatatttttataACTGACACTGTCTCTTCAAAAATAGATGGGAATACTAGTCTAGTCGTTGCTGGACATTGTCAcagaggaaagactgaaatgcaggaaaatggCTGACATTTAATTATGTTCAGAAAAAACTCTATTTTTATACTGTATTTGTAGAACAAAATAAAGTATGGAAAAACAGTATGTTGTCTGTTATGCTTCGCCTCCAGCCAGCTCATTCTTCTGTAAGCAGCTCAGTTTCCCTGGAGGGACTTTCACACAAGGATAAGAACACACTGTAGTATTTCCAGAAGTCGCAAATCGGGTCCCGGGATAT from Haliaeetus albicilla chromosome 24, bHalAlb1.1, whole genome shotgun sequence carries:
- the XPC gene encoding DNA repair protein complementing XP-C cells produces the protein MDEDNTDDDGAESEDEWEDVEELQEPATDKLEEAAVLPAAVLPSNPVEIEIETPEQVKKRERREKRKAEFETYLRRMMKRFSKEVREDTHKVHLLCLLANGFYRNRICSQPDLHAIGLSIIPTHFTKAPAGQVDLLYLSNLVKWFVGTFTVNDELSIEKGEPLQSTLERRFAIYAARDDEELVHIFLIILRALQLLCRLVLSFQPVPLKETRAKGKSSSKRQSLSSTSEGQESSSTTPKAVAKKCPCKKAKQDEKSSESQEDKKESKKPKTAQTKRTCKSKLTRGSQEQKESGNEESSLAEKDVPVRPKNDRRRRVASKVCYKEESGSDEGSVSDFEVSEEESDLSDEDFGTVSKRWRSSQSSQKSKVTAIKSPKPETSESRLSKNSCEAEPRPAKSTAPALPHGQRKRNKIISSDEDDGQQEVRKVMGTDQWLEVFLEREDKWVCVDCVHGNVGQPQLCFTYATKPLSYIVGFDNDGSVRDVTQRYDPVWMTATRKSRVDPEWWEDTLQPYKSPYLERDKKEENEFQVKLQDQPLPTAIGEYKNHPLYVLKRHLLKYQAIYPESAAILGYCRGEAVYSRDCVHTLHSKDTWLKQARVVRIGEVPYKMVKGFSNQARKARLAEPANRDKEDLALFGLWQTEEYQPPVAVDGKVPRNEYGNVYLFLPSMLPIGCVQLRLPNLNRLARKLDIDCAQAITGFDFHGGYSHPVTDGYVVCEEYKEVLIAAWENEQAEIEKKEKEKREKRALGNWKLLTKGLLIRERLKQRYSIKTEPSAPVSEKGAGFSSDEEGGPSAETAVGNAAISWPQNRQLEKKKEEKTTRKSKQERKGEAAQLFPFEKL